A stretch of the Oceanicola sp. D3 genome encodes the following:
- a CDS encoding transcriptional regulator, whose protein sequence is MNEHHIRPIHSEQDYTAALARVEALMDLDRSEVEDDELDVLATLIEVYEDRHFPMDAPDPIEAIKFRMQQLDMNQSDLAPIFGSRAKASEVLSGKRSLTLKMIRALNEHLGIPADVLIRDGGALPTAPAGIDFERFPVMQMAKLGWIQKTADIKDRTEEIVQKMVACVGGQQALPQALFRQGGGSRANAKTDVHALQAWCLHILCKARQAGLEGVYEQGTIDLDFLRDLARLSEFDEGPKLAKERLAKHGIALVVASHLPKTYLDGAALWTVDSVPVVGMTIRYDRLDNFWFCLLHELAHLGRHFNNGDGEVFIDDLQLRERNHERDDIREQEADEWAQEALIPLELWDGHPVRSSPSVQNVISLSRQAKVHPAIVAGRIRHEKQNYRLLSQFVGAKQVRPLLMEDSIC, encoded by the coding sequence ATGAACGAGCATCATATTCGGCCAATTCATTCCGAGCAGGATTACACCGCTGCACTTGCCCGTGTTGAAGCGCTGATGGACCTTGATCGCTCTGAAGTAGAAGATGATGAGCTTGATGTGCTGGCGACACTGATCGAGGTCTACGAAGATCGTCACTTTCCAATGGACGCGCCAGATCCAATCGAAGCAATCAAGTTTCGCATGCAGCAGCTCGACATGAATCAGAGTGACCTGGCCCCAATCTTTGGAAGCCGCGCAAAGGCATCGGAAGTTCTGAGTGGAAAACGAAGCCTAACTCTCAAGATGATCCGGGCTTTGAATGAACATTTGGGCATTCCGGCCGATGTGCTGATACGAGATGGTGGCGCTTTGCCGACCGCTCCGGCGGGGATTGATTTCGAGCGTTTTCCTGTGATGCAAATGGCCAAACTAGGCTGGATCCAGAAAACAGCAGACATCAAGGATCGCACCGAAGAAATCGTGCAGAAGATGGTCGCGTGCGTTGGGGGGCAGCAAGCGCTGCCACAGGCTTTGTTCCGCCAAGGCGGAGGTTCACGAGCCAACGCCAAAACGGATGTTCATGCTTTACAAGCTTGGTGCCTGCACATTCTTTGCAAAGCACGGCAAGCGGGGTTGGAAGGTGTCTATGAACAAGGAACTATCGACCTCGATTTTCTCCGTGACTTGGCCCGCTTGAGTGAATTTGACGAGGGGCCAAAGCTCGCCAAGGAAAGACTTGCCAAGCATGGCATCGCGCTTGTTGTCGCTTCGCACCTGCCAAAGACCTATTTGGACGGCGCAGCACTTTGGACAGTGGATAGTGTTCCAGTTGTGGGCATGACGATCCGATATGATCGTCTGGATAATTTCTGGTTCTGCCTACTTCATGAATTGGCCCACTTGGGGCGGCACTTCAACAATGGAGACGGCGAGGTCTTCATTGACGATCTGCAACTTCGTGAGCGGAACCATGAACGAGATGATATCCGCGAACAGGAGGCTGACGAGTGGGCGCAAGAAGCCCTTATTCCCTTGGAGCTGTGGGACGGCCATCCAGTGCGCTCTAGCCCCAGTGTGCAGAACGTTATCTCCCTTTCGCGGCAAGCAAAGGTTCATCCTGCCATCGTCGCAGGCCGCATACGCCACGAGAAGCAGAACTACAGGCTACTTTCGCAGTTCGTTGGCGCGAAACAAGTTCGTCCATTGCTGATGGAGGATTCAATCTGCTGA
- a CDS encoding GMC family oxidoreductase, with amino-acid sequence MTALETSECDVVVVGAGSSGCVVAARLSERPGLRVCVIEAGGRDLSPWVRMPIGYGGAFYHPRLNWRYYTEPEAGLGGRSAYWPRGKVIGGSSSINAMVFIRGQAEDYDSWAAAGCTGWSHADLLPYFKRLEDNTAGESAWRATGGPVGVKDVSQEVHPLSHAFVAAGRAAGHAVNPDFNGASQEGVGFYQITTRGGFRSSAAAAYLRPALRRKALRLETGAHVTRLLFEGRRCTGVEFRRGDTVHQVKARQVVLSAGAIGTPQILQLSGIGDPRRLKPHGIETIHAAPGVGRNLQDHIGFDLVYEATVPTLNATLGRWIGRVRAGMRYVITRGGPLSLSVNQAGGFVRSDPGRSRPNLQLYFSPLSYTKAVPGKRRLMKPDTFAGFMIGVSNCHPKSRGELHIRSRDPQAAPAIRPNYLSAPVDMEELLASVPIMRAIAEQHPLASITRAELKPGPAVTEREALKDYIRAVTGSVFHPCGTCAMGAEDSAVVTPDLRLRGIEGLTVADASVIPSITSGNLNAPALMIGEKAADLIAARL; translated from the coding sequence ATGACGGCTTTGGAAACGAGCGAATGCGATGTGGTGGTGGTTGGCGCGGGCTCTTCGGGCTGTGTCGTCGCGGCCCGGCTTTCCGAGCGCCCGGGGCTGCGGGTCTGCGTCATCGAGGCGGGCGGGCGCGACCTTAGCCCGTGGGTGCGTATGCCAATCGGCTACGGAGGCGCCTTCTATCACCCGCGTCTCAACTGGCGCTATTACACCGAGCCCGAAGCAGGCCTTGGCGGGCGCAGTGCCTATTGGCCGCGCGGCAAGGTGATTGGTGGCTCAAGCTCGATCAACGCGATGGTCTTTATCCGGGGGCAGGCCGAGGACTACGACAGCTGGGCCGCGGCGGGCTGCACCGGCTGGAGCCACGCCGATCTGCTGCCCTACTTCAAGCGGCTGGAAGACAACACGGCGGGCGAAAGCGCGTGGCGGGCGACCGGCGGGCCAGTGGGCGTCAAGGATGTTTCGCAAGAGGTTCACCCCCTGTCTCACGCCTTCGTCGCCGCAGGCCGGGCAGCGGGCCACGCGGTAAACCCCGATTTCAACGGCGCCTCGCAGGAGGGCGTCGGCTTTTACCAGATCACCACGCGCGGCGGCTTCCGCTCTTCGGCGGCAGCGGCCTATCTGCGGCCCGCCCTGCGGCGCAAGGCCCTGCGGCTGGAGACGGGTGCGCACGTTACGCGGCTGCTGTTCGAAGGGCGGCGCTGCACCGGCGTCGAGTTTCGGCGGGGCGATACCGTCCATCAGGTAAAGGCGCGGCAGGTGGTGCTCTCCGCCGGGGCAATCGGCACGCCGCAGATACTACAACTCTCGGGGATCGGTGACCCAAGACGGCTCAAACCCCACGGAATAGAGACGATTCATGCCGCACCCGGGGTAGGCCGCAATCTGCAAGACCACATCGGCTTCGACCTTGTCTATGAGGCCACCGTGCCCACACTCAACGCCACCCTCGGGCGCTGGATCGGGCGCGTCCGGGCCGGGATGCGATATGTGATCACACGCGGCGGGCCGCTTTCGCTCTCGGTCAATCAGGCGGGCGGCTTTGTGCGCAGCGATCCGGGGCGCAGCAGGCCCAACCTCCAGCTCTACTTCTCGCCGCTGAGCTACACCAAGGCGGTGCCGGGCAAGCGGCGGCTGATGAAACCCGATACCTTTGCAGGGTTCATGATTGGCGTCTCCAACTGCCACCCCAAGAGCCGGGGCGAGTTGCACATCCGCTCGCGCGACCCTCAGGCGGCACCGGCGATCCGCCCCAATTATCTGAGCGCCCCCGTAGACATGGAGGAACTGCTGGCGTCAGTGCCAATCATGCGGGCAATTGCCGAGCAGCACCCGCTGGCCAGCATCACCCGCGCCGAGCTGAAGCCGGGCCCCGCGGTGACCGAGCGCGAGGCGCTGAAAGATTATATTCGGGCCGTAACAGGCTCTGTTTTCCACCCCTGCGGCACTTGCGCGATGGGGGCCGAGGACAGCGCGGTTGTTACGCCGGATCTGCGCCTGCGCGGGATCGAAGGGCTGACGGTGGCCGATGCTTCGGTGATCCCCTCCATCACCTCGGGCAACCTCAACGCCCCGGCGTTGATGATCGGCGAAAAGGCGGCAGACCTTATCGCGGCGCGGCTCTGA
- the mobC gene encoding plasmid mobilization relaxosome protein MobC — MSYAGASDTGPCEGRQASPSNPTGAGKTRAKEPLTETFVFRCTAAEKAELRAKAEAAGLPAATLLREALGLTEARRRKPVPRVDPALVLAVGRIGGNLNQIARWLNRAMLVGRTDLDSLTVARRLLVIERQLAQLLDEARRC; from the coding sequence GTGTCATACGCTGGCGCTTCTGACACGGGACCTTGCGAGGGGCGGCAAGCCTCCCCTTCGAACCCCACCGGCGCGGGCAAGACCCGCGCAAAGGAGCCGCTGACGGAGACCTTCGTCTTCCGTTGCACGGCGGCTGAGAAAGCCGAGCTGCGCGCCAAGGCCGAGGCTGCGGGGCTGCCCGCCGCGACGCTTCTGCGCGAGGCGCTTGGCCTGACCGAGGCGCGTCGCCGCAAACCCGTGCCGCGCGTCGATCCGGCGCTGGTGCTGGCCGTGGGGCGCATCGGCGGCAACCTCAACCAGATCGCACGCTGGCTGAACCGCGCGATGCTGGTGGGCCGCACCGACCTCGACAGCCTGACCGTGGCGCGCCGCCTGCTGGTGATCGAACGTCAGCTCGCCCAGCTCCTCGACGAGGCGCGGCGGTGCTGA
- a CDS encoding PLP-dependent aminotransferase family protein, which translates to MAKYAGGALIPGLSVDRADAASLSMQLTTRLRELILSGALPPGTRLPATRVLARDHGVSRTTAVTVYEQLASEGMVSSHVGAGTYVSEEVRPHAPAAPATETVSHVAKDLTERYFPRLEHPRTPRPFVTGMPAFDAFPMAQWARMQAKYWRGSRAGLMSYPEAAGLPALRDAICQHLRANRGLSCAPGEVFVFAGAQDAFVQIAQILLEPGDPVWIENPGAIGARNAFLSRGARLVPVPVDAQGIDVAAGRAAEPKFRAAFTTPAHQHPLGVPMSRDRRFELLEEAERAGAWVIEDDYVGEFHYGRAPLPPLKALDAGGRVIYVGTFSKALFPAIRLGYAVVPPGLAEVFTRTLEAAAHGVSHSVQAVVAAFIEEGRFSAHIRRMRDLYRDRRDALMEAAQSHLGGLLNVQPTETGFHTVGYFPQPRDELAAAEAARAEGLATAPLSRFALAPVAQQGLTLGFSAVPWIEVQRGVERLANALRAAPR; encoded by the coding sequence ATGGCCAAATACGCGGGTGGTGCGCTGATTCCCGGCCTCTCGGTGGACCGGGCGGATGCTGCCAGCCTTTCGATGCAGCTGACCACCCGTCTGCGCGAGCTGATCCTGTCTGGCGCGTTGCCGCCCGGAACCCGCCTGCCCGCCACCCGGGTGTTGGCGCGGGATCATGGCGTCAGCCGCACCACCGCCGTCACCGTCTACGAACAGTTAGCCTCGGAGGGCATGGTCTCGAGCCATGTGGGGGCGGGCACCTATGTGTCGGAGGAAGTGCGCCCGCATGCGCCCGCCGCGCCTGCAACAGAGACGGTTTCGCATGTCGCCAAAGACCTGACCGAGCGGTATTTCCCTCGGCTCGAACACCCGCGCACCCCGCGCCCCTTTGTCACCGGCATGCCCGCGTTTGATGCCTTCCCTATGGCGCAATGGGCGCGGATGCAGGCGAAGTATTGGCGGGGTTCCCGTGCCGGGCTGATGAGCTACCCCGAGGCCGCCGGGCTGCCTGCCCTGCGTGACGCGATTTGCCAGCACCTGCGCGCCAACCGGGGCCTCAGCTGTGCGCCGGGGGAGGTGTTCGTCTTTGCCGGGGCACAGGATGCCTTTGTGCAGATTGCGCAGATCCTGCTGGAACCGGGCGACCCTGTCTGGATTGAAAACCCCGGTGCCATCGGCGCGCGCAACGCCTTCTTGTCACGCGGGGCACGGCTGGTGCCCGTGCCCGTGGATGCGCAGGGGATCGACGTTGCCGCGGGTCGCGCCGCCGAGCCGAAGTTTCGCGCCGCCTTTACCACCCCGGCGCATCAGCATCCGCTGGGCGTGCCGATGTCACGCGACCGGCGCTTTGAGCTGCTGGAAGAGGCCGAGCGGGCCGGGGCCTGGGTGATTGAGGATGACTACGTGGGCGAGTTTCACTATGGCCGCGCCCCGTTGCCGCCGCTGAAGGCGCTCGATGCGGGGGGGCGGGTGATTTACGTGGGCACCTTCTCCAAGGCGCTGTTTCCGGCGATCCGGCTGGGCTATGCGGTTGTGCCGCCGGGGCTGGCGGAGGTGTTCACCCGCACGCTTGAAGCGGCGGCGCATGGGGTGTCGCATTCGGTGCAGGCGGTGGTGGCGGCGTTTATCGAGGAGGGGCGATTTTCGGCCCATATCCGCCGGATGAGAGACCTTTATCGCGACCGGCGCGATGCCCTGATGGAGGCCGCGCAGAGCCATTTGGGCGGGCTGCTCAATGTGCAGCCCACGGAGACCGGCTTTCATACGGTGGGATACTTTCCGCAGCCGCGCGATGAACTGGCAGCGGCCGAGGCGGCGCGGGCCGAGGGGCTGGCCACCGCACCGCTTTCGCGCTTTGCGCTGGCCCCCGTCGCGCAACAGGGGCTGACGCTGGGCTTTTCGGCGGTGCCCTGGATCGAGGTGCAGCGCGGGGTGGAGCGGCTGGCAAACGCGCTCAGAGCCGCGCCGCGATAA
- a CDS encoding retron St85 family RNA-directed DNA polymerase has translation MPTRSYYFPRDFAHLEEILRAEPGGFPDDETARFRELGLPPIPTTGALPLFLGISPKTIFSIRRRPRKHYRSFPLKKKDGTKRDIDTPRTYLKVIQWWILDNILNHVEIAENVFGFVAGRSAVQNAKYHLGAKHVLNVDIRQFFPSITIDQVREIFVSLGYKEDVAEMLAELCCLDDRVPQGAPTSPAIANLVLRGLDEQLSHLAKEAGHRYSRYADDLTFSSQQRVEPAFLDSVQQAVEQAGFELKPEKTRFSGFEGRMEVTGVVINDKMQPPRAWRKRTRAKLHKLGLAPRLTRQQLAFLHGIVGMAAQFQDSVQMQRLSAEASALIEIKAQTVVRHSPQPILPNGLTVRQAEALAMLGPRRTNAEIAARLGTSEAAIKKRLQEAFRKIGAGDRNGAHRWAVKHL, from the coding sequence ATGCCAACTCGCTCATACTACTTCCCCAGAGACTTTGCGCACCTAGAGGAAATCCTTCGGGCGGAACCAGGTGGTTTTCCTGACGACGAAACTGCGCGCTTCCGTGAGCTTGGGCTACCGCCGATACCGACAACGGGTGCATTGCCGCTGTTCCTCGGAATCAGCCCGAAGACTATTTTCTCAATCCGCCGTCGGCCCAGGAAGCACTATCGTTCTTTTCCTTTAAAGAAGAAGGATGGCACCAAGCGCGACATCGATACACCACGGACCTACCTCAAGGTCATCCAGTGGTGGATCTTGGACAACATCCTGAACCATGTGGAGATCGCTGAGAACGTCTTCGGTTTCGTGGCTGGGCGAAGCGCGGTCCAGAATGCCAAGTACCATCTTGGCGCAAAGCATGTGCTCAATGTCGATATCCGGCAGTTTTTCCCATCGATCACGATTGACCAGGTGCGTGAAATCTTTGTCTCGCTCGGCTACAAGGAAGATGTAGCGGAAATGTTGGCAGAGTTGTGCTGCCTAGATGACCGTGTACCGCAAGGCGCGCCGACAAGCCCGGCCATTGCCAATTTGGTTCTGCGCGGACTGGATGAGCAGCTGTCACATTTGGCCAAAGAGGCTGGCCACCGATACTCGCGATATGCGGATGATCTCACGTTCAGTTCACAGCAACGAGTTGAACCGGCATTTCTCGATTCAGTGCAGCAAGCAGTTGAACAAGCAGGGTTCGAGCTGAAGCCGGAGAAAACCAGGTTTTCTGGATTCGAAGGACGCATGGAGGTCACGGGTGTTGTCATCAACGACAAGATGCAGCCACCTCGTGCTTGGCGCAAACGCACAAGGGCGAAGCTTCACAAGCTTGGGTTGGCTCCTCGTCTGACTAGACAACAGCTGGCTTTCTTACATGGAATAGTCGGGATGGCTGCACAATTCCAAGATAGCGTACAGATGCAAAGGCTTTCTGCCGAAGCCAGTGCCCTAATCGAGATAAAGGCGCAAACTGTGGTTAGACACAGCCCGCAACCAATACTCCCGAACGGGCTTACTGTTCGCCAGGCTGAAGCCTTGGCTATGCTCGGCCCGAGACGAACTAACGCGGAAATCGCTGCGCGACTCGGGACCAGCGAGGCAGCGATAAAGAAGAGGCTACAGGAGGCATTTCGGAAGATTGGGGCTGGAGACAGAAATGGCGCACACCGATGGGCGGTAAAGCATCTTTGA
- a CDS encoding relaxase/mobilization nuclease domain-containing protein, translating to MLIKFFPNGKGAGAGPVGYLVAERVLAYDSNRDLVRDADGQPLMVTRDPLPEVLRGDPSRTEALIDASRHQWTYRAGVISFAAEDAPSDAQQAEVMDAFEQLAFAGLDGEQYDMLWVRHSHEDRVELHFCTPRLELTTGRSLNIAPPGYQDAYDSLRDLMNQRHGWADPMELERTQEVRDTIEAPTRAQGRDELHAWILDQVSIGLITDRASMVDALTDAGFDLPRVGKAYLTAQDPETGERWRLKGEIFHEDWQADPAEREIERGARHDTPGLRRLDGIPAGELQDRFDGHCERRAAYHRERYAPLPEREQELVRDADRADQALADDLALGDLGADRDGDRLDDGRELVLGDPADALGADGTGPDADRPGGADLADAGPRQDRAEDLHTGRDAGHLHQDRGEMNDDAPDSLGARLARLRRAVGDGLRNLSRGIERLGSALDEEAASPIGWYRGLRDVAHTLTDRVNAGVAWLAERRGHLQRAGREVERELELSEGRRREAETELEVREREMDRGLTH from the coding sequence GTGCTGATCAAATTCTTTCCCAACGGCAAGGGCGCGGGTGCGGGACCGGTCGGTTATCTCGTGGCTGAGCGCGTGTTGGCCTATGACAGCAACCGCGACTTGGTCCGCGATGCCGACGGCCAGCCCTTGATGGTGACGCGCGATCCCTTGCCCGAGGTCTTGCGCGGCGACCCCAGCCGCACCGAGGCCCTGATCGACGCCAGCCGCCACCAGTGGACCTACCGCGCAGGCGTGATCAGCTTTGCCGCCGAGGACGCGCCCAGCGACGCACAGCAGGCCGAGGTGATGGACGCCTTCGAGCAGCTGGCCTTCGCCGGGCTGGACGGCGAGCAATATGACATGCTCTGGGTCCGTCACAGCCACGAGGACCGCGTCGAGCTGCACTTCTGCACCCCGCGCCTTGAACTGACCACAGGGCGCAGCCTCAACATCGCCCCGCCGGGCTACCAGGATGCCTATGACAGCCTGCGCGACCTGATGAACCAGCGCCACGGCTGGGCAGACCCGATGGAGCTGGAGCGTACCCAGGAGGTGCGCGACACCATCGAGGCCCCGACCCGCGCCCAGGGCCGCGACGAGCTGCATGCATGGATCCTCGATCAGGTCAGCATCGGCCTAATCACCGACCGCGCCAGCATGGTCGACGCGCTCACAGACGCAGGCTTCGACCTGCCGCGCGTCGGTAAAGCCTACCTGACCGCCCAGGACCCCGAGACCGGCGAACGCTGGCGCCTGAAAGGAGAGATTTTCCATGAAGACTGGCAAGCCGACCCGGCTGAGCGAGAAATTGAACGCGGAGCTAGACACGATACGCCAGGACTACGCCGCCTCGATGGCATCCCAGCTGGAGAGCTTCAGGACCGATTTGACGGCCATTGCGAGCGACGCGCGGCGTACCATCGAGAACGATACGCGCCGCTTCCTGAACGAGAACAGGAGCTTGTTCGAGACGCGGACCGAGCAGATCAGGCGCTGGCTGACGATCTCGCCCTGGGTGATCTCGGGGCTGATCGTGACGGGGATCGCCTCGATGATGGCCGCGAGCTGGTTCTGGGCGACCCTGCTGACGCGCTCGGAGCTGACGGAACTGGGCCTGACGCGGATCGACCGGGGGGAGCAGACCTGGCTGACGCTGGACCCCGACAGGACCGAGCTGAAGACCTGCACACTGGCCGGGACGCCGGTCATCTGCATCAAGATCGAGGAGAGATGAATGACGACGCCCCTGACAGCCTTGGAGCGCGACTTGCTCGCCTGCGTCGAGCGGTTGGTGACGGCCTGCGAAACCTCAGCCGCGGAATTGAGCGGCTTGGAAGCGCGCTCGACGAAGAGGCTGCAAGCCCAATTGGATGGTATCGCGGCCTGCGCGACGTTGCTCATACGCTCACAGATCGCGTCAATGCAGGCGTTGCGTGGCTTGCTGAGCGAAGAGGCCACCTACAACGCGCTGGACGCGAAGTTGAACGAGAGCTTGAGCTTAGCGAGGGACGCCGAAGAGAGGCTGAGACAGAGCTAGAAGTGCGGGAGCGGGAGATGGACCGGGGGCTGACGCATTGA
- a CDS encoding helix-turn-helix domain-containing protein — protein sequence MSELLPFCKIKLQYLLEMVTDHELDDNALRVALYLALAHADHETGESRPSFETIGAAIGKHAKSVKRALNKVEAAGYMTVERGTNKGKSSRYRPTEAAMKRATERRREGDKVVPLSRAKGGQSCPQSGTDLSSKGGQDRPPNREQEFRKERGRASAPDLPDEGQSGGTRPDLVFVPRGICFVRDWDARLAREGMTTLDRSLPLSPHEHHLGFWLPARTPAPVDSAEWQAQLRLLRDVIHQSQVGACAAPPAPRIATFAPRQMQCASRFPQDVAPTVGKNRHAV from the coding sequence ATGTCTGAGCTTCTGCCCTTCTGCAAGATCAAGCTGCAATACCTTCTGGAGATGGTCACCGACCACGAGCTGGACGACAACGCCCTGCGCGTGGCGCTCTACCTGGCCTTGGCTCATGCCGATCACGAGACGGGGGAGAGCCGACCGTCCTTTGAAACCATCGGCGCAGCCATCGGCAAGCACGCCAAGTCGGTCAAGCGGGCGCTGAACAAGGTCGAGGCGGCGGGCTACATGACCGTGGAGCGCGGGACCAACAAGGGGAAATCATCGCGCTACCGCCCGACTGAAGCGGCCATGAAACGGGCCACCGAGCGCCGCCGGGAAGGGGACAAGGTTGTCCCGCTTAGCCGCGCCAAAGGGGGACAATCCTGTCCGCAAAGCGGGACAGACCTGTCCAGCAAAGGGGGACAGGATCGCCCCCCGAACAGAGAACAAGAATTTAGAAAAGAACGAGGGCGCGCGTCCGCGCCGGATTTGCCCGATGAAGGGCAATCCGGCGGAACGCGCCCGGACCTGGTGTTTGTCCCGAGGGGTATCTGCTTCGTCCGGGACTGGGATGCACGGCTGGCCCGGGAAGGGATGACCACGCTGGACCGAAGCCTGCCACTGTCACCGCACGAGCATCACCTGGGTTTCTGGCTTCCGGCACGGACACCGGCCCCGGTGGACAGCGCGGAATGGCAGGCGCAGTTGCGTCTTCTGCGGGATGTCATCCATCAGTCGCAGGTTGGCGCATGCGCCGCGCCTCCTGCACCCCGCATCGCGACCTTTGCACCGCGTCAGATGCAGTGCGCATCACGTTTTCCGCAGGATGTTGCCCCGACCGTGGGGAAGAACCGCCATGCGGTCTGA
- a CDS encoding type II toxin-antitoxin system HigB family toxin, whose protein sequence is MRIIARPKLIAFSKRFPDSKSQLDVWWAEAHRANWKTPAEVKAQYRNASILKGGRVVFNICGNKYRLIVRFDYEKGIGFVRFLGTHEEYDQIDAEEV, encoded by the coding sequence ATGAGAATCATTGCCCGACCGAAGTTGATTGCCTTTTCCAAACGCTTCCCAGACTCGAAGTCGCAGCTGGATGTTTGGTGGGCAGAAGCGCATCGCGCGAACTGGAAAACGCCAGCCGAGGTCAAAGCGCAGTATCGCAACGCAAGCATTTTGAAGGGCGGACGAGTGGTCTTCAATATTTGTGGCAACAAATATCGACTGATTGTCAGGTTCGACTACGAGAAGGGTATTGGCTTTGTTCGGTTCCTCGGAACTCACGAGGAATATGATCAAATCGACGCGGAGGAAGTATGA
- a CDS encoding mandelate racemase/muconate lactonizing enzyme family protein: protein MRLTKIETFATPDVGFVRVTDEMGREGWGQVSTYQSDISAAVLHRQVAPHVLGVVFDPDTGQDDLFQRAWEKEHKFPGSYMCRAIGGVETALWDLRGKAAGKPVATLLGGSPGKLRAYASSMKRDITPEAEAERFRRLRGEQGFDAFKFRIGAECGRNRDEWEGRTEAIIPEIAAAMRGEDVALLADANSCYAPAEAMHYGRMLQDHGITHYEEPCPYWELEQTAEVTAALEIDVTGGEQDCWLPTWRRMFELKAVNVAQPDVLYLGGIGRTLQVAKMAAAAGLPVTPHAANLGLVTLFTMHLLRAIPNAGPYLEFSIEEADYYPWQYGLYRNDPYRVEGGKVEVTDAPGWGVEIAPEWLEAADYRVSEAPAG from the coding sequence ATGCGTCTGACGAAAATCGAAACCTTCGCCACCCCCGATGTGGGCTTCGTGCGTGTCACCGATGAGATGGGCCGCGAAGGCTGGGGGCAGGTCTCCACCTATCAGAGCGACATCAGCGCCGCCGTGCTCCACCGGCAGGTGGCACCGCATGTGCTGGGCGTGGTTTTCGACCCTGACACAGGCCAGGATGACCTGTTTCAGCGTGCGTGGGAGAAAGAGCACAAGTTTCCCGGCTCATACATGTGCCGCGCCATCGGCGGGGTGGAAACCGCCCTGTGGGACTTGCGCGGCAAGGCGGCGGGCAAGCCGGTGGCCACGCTGCTCGGCGGCAGCCCGGGCAAGCTGCGTGCCTATGCCTCCTCGATGAAGCGCGACATCACGCCCGAGGCCGAGGCAGAGCGCTTTCGGCGGTTGCGGGGCGAGCAGGGGTTTGATGCCTTCAAGTTTCGCATTGGCGCCGAATGTGGGCGGAATAGAGACGAATGGGAGGGCCGCACCGAGGCGATCATCCCCGAGATTGCCGCCGCGATGCGGGGCGAGGATGTGGCGCTTCTGGCCGATGCCAACTCCTGCTACGCGCCCGCCGAAGCCATGCACTACGGGCGGATGCTGCAGGATCACGGGATCACCCATTACGAGGAGCCCTGCCCCTATTGGGAGCTGGAACAAACCGCCGAAGTCACCGCCGCGCTGGAGATCGACGTAACCGGCGGCGAGCAGGACTGCTGGCTGCCAACATGGCGGCGGATGTTCGAGCTGAAGGCGGTCAATGTGGCCCAGCCGGATGTGCTCTATCTCGGCGGAATTGGCCGCACCTTGCAGGTGGCAAAGATGGCGGCTGCGGCGGGCCTGCCTGTTACCCCCCACGCGGCCAACCTCGGGCTGGTCACGCTTTTTACCATGCACCTCCTGCGGGCAATCCCCAATGCCGGCCCCTATCTGGAGTTTTCCATCGAGGAGGCCGACTATTACCCATGGCAATACGGCCTCTACCGAAATGATCCCTACCGCGTCGAGGGCGGCAAGGTGGAAGTCACCGATGCGCCCGGCTGGGGCGTAGAAATTGCGCCAGAGTGGCTGGAGGCGGCAGACTACAGGGTGAGCGAGGCCCCAGCGGGGTGA